The following proteins are co-located in the Heliorestis convoluta genome:
- the spoVAD gene encoding stage V sporulation protein AD produces the protein MGAVKPSKKMGEQTIAFDTLPRVVGAYTIVGKIENEGPLSGSFHQVITDNLWGENSWEKAEAKMMGVAVEEAIKAAGWAKKDVDVFLAGDLLNQNITADYTARKLGLPFLGLFGACSTMAEGLIIASILVDGHFAHRVVASASSHHETAERQFRFPTELGVQRPMSAQWTVTGVGAAAVASPEVVSESDKKSRNRISITHATIGKVIDLGVKDSADMGSAMAPAVTHTILRHLQDLNRTMDDYDLIVSGDLGHVGHKVSQQLLREEGLEPGENYTDCGILIFDQNKQDTHAGGSGCGCSATVLLGHLLKKMQEGVYRRILFVGSGALFSSTSFQQGESIPGIGHAVVLESAYSS, from the coding sequence GCAAACGATTGCTTTTGACACATTGCCGCGTGTAGTCGGTGCTTATACTATCGTAGGAAAGATAGAAAATGAAGGTCCTTTGAGCGGCTCCTTTCACCAAGTGATTACAGACAATCTCTGGGGAGAGAACTCTTGGGAAAAAGCTGAGGCTAAGATGATGGGTGTGGCTGTTGAAGAAGCGATCAAGGCGGCAGGTTGGGCCAAAAAAGATGTAGATGTTTTTTTAGCCGGAGATTTGTTGAACCAGAACATCACCGCCGATTATACAGCTCGTAAATTAGGATTGCCATTTCTCGGTCTTTTTGGTGCTTGCAGCACCATGGCAGAAGGGTTGATCATTGCTTCAATTCTCGTTGATGGCCATTTTGCCCATCGAGTTGTTGCATCTGCATCGAGTCATCATGAAACTGCGGAGCGACAATTCCGCTTTCCTACGGAGCTGGGTGTTCAAAGACCTATGTCAGCGCAATGGACTGTGACGGGTGTAGGGGCTGCTGCTGTTGCTTCTCCTGAAGTTGTCTCTGAGTCAGACAAAAAAAGCAGAAATAGAATTTCTATTACCCATGCTACCATCGGCAAAGTCATCGATCTCGGTGTTAAAGATTCTGCTGACATGGGATCAGCCATGGCACCGGCCGTAACACATACCATCTTACGGCATTTACAAGATTTGAACCGCACTATGGATGATTATGATCTCATCGTATCCGGTGATTTAGGCCATGTAGGTCATAAGGTATCACAACAATTATTGCGGGAAGAAGGGCTAGAACCTGGTGAAAACTATACCGATTGTGGCATTTTGATATTTGATCAAAATAAGCAAGATACCCACGCCGGAGGTAGTGGTTGTGGTTGCTCCGCCACTGTTTTACTAGGACACCTGTTGAAAAAGATGCAAGAAGGTGTCTATCGGCGCATTCTTTTTGTGGGATCGGGTGCTCTTTTTAGTTCTACGAGCTTTCAGCAAGGTGAATCGATTCCTGGTATTGGTCATGCTGTTGTCTTAGAATCGGCATACTCTTCTTAG
- the spoVAE gene encoding stage V sporulation protein AE gives MEKILIAFLIGGLICLLGQLLMDLTPMSLTPGHILVGFVTGGAILSALGIYGPLVDLAGAGATVPLSGFGHALAQGAISAVEKEGLLGAFAGGLEATAVGIAAAVIFGYTMAVIFNPKG, from the coding sequence ATGGAAAAGATTCTTATCGCCTTTCTCATAGGAGGTCTTATCTGCTTGCTCGGTCAATTGTTGATGGATCTCACACCGATGAGCCTTACACCTGGTCATATTTTAGTCGGCTTTGTAACAGGAGGCGCTATATTAAGTGCCCTTGGGATCTACGGTCCTCTTGTGGATTTGGCCGGTGCTGGTGCTACTGTTCCATTATCAGGATTTGGTCATGCTTTGGCCCAAGGTGCTATCAGTGCTGTAGAAAAGGAAGGGTTACTTGGTGCTTTTGCTGGTGGCTTAGAAGCGACAGCTGTAGGAATTGCGGCGGCTGTAATTTTTGGCTATACCATGGCCGTTATCTTTAACCCCAAAGGGTGA